From Anaerohalosphaera lusitana, one genomic window encodes:
- a CDS encoding DUF7594 domain-containing protein — protein sequence MLVSGNAKSCLEKSAVFVKKQSKCIFAIIVMAFSVGMASEVSLDAGEDACVYSGSSQSNYGENNALIVGQYSGEWRFYVKWDISTLSQMEVNSAKIRLRKPMTGSALSILFGKATSDWSQQSLTWDNKPTATTLTFTQYSVSGDLIGWLDFEIPELKSYLQTAIDNGQSDISLCIQAVNPSGYQTYESLEAGNAPRLVADCAPANSSDIQLTIQDQNATPKSNVKVVRYWNNDQNTDERITDTSGQVLWQDVSAEYYAFEAYYEGQNPFDNLGELWCTGELMVDSASHSIVMKRNWPFVKELNLYRVEDDQLLNSSSTVIAGEELRIEAVVVNNTPTPKKTRIRLLLDRDQSTSWDFDVTTPYHEIAGNSQYIFSSTFTPNEEGNYYKAVRTEVDPGGKTDAWDWADSFHVKPSVLHAVPYYSQYNAQWCLFHATTMAAKYYGSSVTPWELAAWDGEDVSGGGSISDITETIGVEDVLSPLGEYFYARDGFGYEHKNFTQNDDSGLSDYMLWQSVRNYLDQTVPLGPLVMGIVPSDEVANAGHAVVLTGISNEGVYVHDPSGALFSFIETIDGTYDKPEVYKNVFVKWEKFKALVHDTPYPILTLRFVSQPSPISRTVSIQPLPYNDLWEEMFVSSEAMNMILACDATDPTEVLACFDFDGSQYSSGYGVWRKNERNLPNSFSKIADMGATVHNNTGENLSVNVYITIVGDGISRRIDNDETTTLHAYETQDVGVEEVAPFLGLAAGDYQLKFEVVEGAVYRDVFALDFHLYESYDVVPESDENGSILPSEVQHVEAEQSKLFTALPDSGYTVDQWYVDDVIQSAYAGVAEFTLENVTSDHIVRVTYKPITVPIYTLTAQALAGGTVSPRNAHVEQGQNQTFSAVPSEGYRVSQWFIDDVHQSTIDGQDQCTITNVQSDHQIVVDFELVTVTVPDVVGCSEAEAESILANSQLTLGSISHDYSETVPVGFVISQLPASGSFTTIGESVDLIISDGPSPDYVDIVVEVDLTTTEKLTGGNLEIPVTISNTGTVNAVPNDPYYFDTTAYIETDQQVDWNSLGETSAVAELEMSSLAAGSDHVGKLTFVAPQQAGTYYVRIKGDDFDSVEESDETNNWSSIITLNILEPLDVADITGDGSVNFKDFAKLAGNWLNSCDSLTYCDGADVNRDKHIDILDLIVLSEFWLEQIEPTPVNGFIVTEGLYDDQAEWDAIVCEQFGADYRVADWNDLKQFYADGGDLLALFDGLGLTEHGDCAFVTRGGVKQYSSDRYYYASRHEHSKPSYYMAHDNIDNYLVSLGSWYGSRRILAIKEPTLFFDNFNDGDFVSDPQWQEQNNDDYPGSVVVEDGALKFYRSGAGGNGGSVGVLKEASIPVNSGTYVAFDANAVYRSVGAGCGWNCGEFPVIVQLTAQDSDGNEMILKYALNYGGAIQDKTESTFIQRCLDVPQGEWVQGIAFNIQETWPEAASIISIQLRGAGWDFEGYIDNFQIGRLD from the coding sequence TGTCAGGTGATTTAATTGGGTGGTTAGACTTCGAAATTCCGGAGCTAAAAAGCTATTTACAAACTGCCATTGATAATGGCCAATCAGACATATCGCTATGCATCCAGGCAGTAAACCCTTCGGGGTATCAGACCTATGAAAGCTTGGAAGCTGGAAATGCCCCTCGCCTGGTGGCCGATTGTGCGCCCGCAAATTCTTCAGATATACAGTTGACTATTCAGGACCAGAATGCCACCCCTAAATCAAACGTCAAGGTAGTTAGATATTGGAATAACGACCAAAACACTGATGAACGTATAACCGATACCAGTGGCCAAGTACTTTGGCAAGATGTTTCCGCTGAGTACTACGCATTTGAAGCCTATTATGAAGGACAGAATCCTTTTGATAATTTAGGTGAGCTATGGTGCACAGGTGAGTTAATGGTAGATTCGGCGAGCCATTCAATTGTAATGAAGCGGAACTGGCCTTTCGTAAAAGAGTTAAATCTCTATAGAGTTGAGGATGATCAGTTGCTGAATTCAAGTTCAACGGTTATCGCTGGCGAAGAGCTGAGAATTGAAGCAGTGGTCGTTAACAACACTCCAACACCAAAAAAAACCCGAATTAGGCTTTTACTGGATCGTGATCAATCAACTAGTTGGGATTTCGATGTTACCACGCCTTATCATGAAATCGCAGGCAATAGTCAGTACATATTCTCTAGTACTTTTACTCCCAATGAAGAGGGGAATTACTACAAGGCGGTTAGAACAGAGGTTGATCCAGGGGGTAAAACGGATGCTTGGGACTGGGCAGATTCGTTTCACGTTAAACCAAGTGTTTTGCATGCTGTTCCTTATTATAGTCAATACAATGCGCAGTGGTGTTTATTTCATGCCACAACTATGGCCGCAAAATATTATGGAAGTTCTGTTACCCCATGGGAGTTAGCTGCTTGGGATGGAGAAGATGTAAGTGGGGGGGGCAGCATTAGCGATATAACAGAAACTATAGGGGTTGAGGACGTTCTATCGCCCTTGGGTGAATACTTCTATGCAAGAGATGGATTTGGATATGAGCACAAAAACTTTACGCAAAATGATGATAGTGGTTTGTCGGACTATATGTTGTGGCAAAGCGTGCGTAACTATTTAGATCAGACTGTCCCACTAGGACCTCTTGTGATGGGTATAGTTCCTTCGGACGAAGTTGCCAACGCAGGACATGCAGTTGTTTTAACCGGAATTTCCAACGAAGGTGTTTATGTGCATGATCCGTCGGGTGCACTGTTTTCTTTTATAGAAACGATTGATGGTACCTATGATAAACCGGAAGTTTATAAAAATGTTTTTGTGAAGTGGGAAAAATTTAAAGCGTTGGTCCATGACACACCTTATCCCATACTCACACTCAGATTCGTGTCTCAGCCCAGTCCGATAAGCAGGACTGTTTCCATTCAACCATTACCCTATAACGACTTATGGGAGGAGATGTTTGTTTCGTCAGAGGCAATGAACATGATACTTGCTTGTGATGCTACTGACCCAACAGAGGTATTGGCTTGTTTTGATTTTGATGGATCGCAGTACAGCAGTGGATATGGGGTATGGAGAAAGAATGAGCGAAATCTACCAAATTCCTTTTCAAAAATAGCGGATATGGGGGCCACAGTCCACAATAATACAGGTGAAAATCTTTCTGTAAATGTATACATAACTATTGTTGGTGATGGCATAAGCAGACGCATTGATAATGATGAAACTACAACACTTCATGCTTATGAAACCCAGGATGTGGGAGTTGAAGAGGTTGCTCCGTTTCTGGGGCTTGCGGCTGGCGATTATCAGCTGAAGTTTGAAGTTGTCGAGGGGGCAGTGTATCGTGATGTATTTGCTTTGGACTTTCACTTATATGAGAGTTACGATGTTGTACCTGAATCTGATGAAAACGGAAGCATACTTCCGAGTGAGGTCCAGCATGTTGAGGCTGAACAGTCCAAATTGTTTACAGCTCTTCCCGATTCAGGCTATACGGTCGATCAATGGTATGTGGATGATGTGATTCAGTCCGCATATGCGGGAGTCGCAGAATTTACACTTGAGAATGTTACTTCGGACCATATAGTACGGGTTACTTATAAGCCGATCACGGTTCCAATTTATACGCTGACTGCCCAAGCACTTGCTGGTGGAACCGTTTCTCCAAGAAATGCACATGTTGAGCAAGGTCAGAATCAGACCTTCAGCGCTGTCCCTTCGGAAGGTTATAGGGTAAGTCAGTGGTTCATCGATGACGTGCATCAGTCTACAATTGATGGGCAAGATCAATGTACGATTACGAATGTCCAATCTGATCATCAGATTGTAGTTGATTTTGAGCTTGTAACTGTTACTGTGCCAGATGTAGTTGGTTGTTCTGAGGCAGAAGCAGAGAGTATTCTTGCGAATTCACAGCTTACCCTTGGTTCCATTTCTCACGATTATAGCGAAACTGTTCCTGTCGGCTTCGTAATTTCACAACTGCCAGCTTCTGGTTCATTTACGACCATTGGTGAAAGTGTCGATCTCATTATTTCTGACGGCCCCTCACCTGATTACGTTGATATTGTGGTTGAAGTCGATTTGACAACAACTGAGAAATTAACTGGGGGGAATCTGGAAATTCCTGTTACTATTTCCAACACTGGTACAGTTAATGCCGTACCTAACGACCCATACTATTTCGATACGACTGCATATATAGAAACTGATCAGCAGGTGGACTGGAATAGTTTGGGTGAGACTAGTGCGGTTGCTGAACTAGAGATGTCTTCTCTTGCTGCTGGCTCTGATCACGTAGGCAAACTAACTTTTGTTGCACCTCAGCAAGCAGGTACATATTACGTCAGAATCAAGGGGGATGATTTTGACAGTGTAGAAGAGTCCGACGAAACAAATAACTGGAGTTCGATAATTACGTTAAACATTCTTGAACCTTTGGATGTGGCAGATATCACAGGCGATGGCAGTGTCAATTTTAAGGATTTTGCTAAGCTTGCAGGTAATTGGCTCAATTCATGCGACTCGCTTACTTACTGTGATGGGGCAGATGTGAATAGGGATAAGCACATTGATATTCTGGATCTGATCGTGCTCTCTGAGTTTTGGTTGGAGCAAATTGAGCCCACCCCAGTAAATGGATTTATCGTTACGGAAGGGCTTTATGATGATCAAGCCGAGTGGGATGCAATAGTCTGTGAACAGTTTGGTGCTGATTATCGGGTTGCAGATTGGAATGACTTAAAACAGTTTTATGCTGATGGCGGCGATCTTTTGGCTTTGTTCGATGGTTTAGGGCTTACCGAACATGGCGATTGTGCATTTGTCACAAGAGGTGGAGTAAAACAATACTCCTCAGATAGATATTACTATGCTTCACGTCATGAACATAGCAAGCCCTCATATTATATGGCTCATGATAATATTGACAATTATTTAGTCAGTTTGGGGTCTTGGTATGGCTCACGAAGAATCTTGGCAATCAAGGAGCCAACATTGTTTTTCGACAACTTTAATGATGGTGATTTTGTTTCTGACCCGCAGTGGCAGGAGCAAAATAACGATGATTACCCAGGAAGCGTAGTAGTTGAAGATGGTGCATTGAAATTTTACAGATCTGGCGCAGGTGGTAATGGTGGAAGTGTTGGCGTTTTGAAGGAAGCTTCAATTCCTGTGAATTCAGGCACCTATGTAGCTTTTGATGCAAATGCAGTCTACCGTAGCGTAGGAGCAGGCTGCGGCTGGAATTGTGGAGAGTTTCCAGTGATAGTGCAGTTGACGGCACAGGATTCTGACGGCAATGAGATGATTCTCAAGTATGCATTGAACTACGGAGGTGCTATTCAAGACAAAACTGAATCAACGTTCATTCAGAGATGCTTAGATGTGCCACAGGGGGAGTGGGTGCAGGGGATCGCTTTTAATATTCAGGAGACTTGGCCAGAGGCTGCATCTATTATTAGCATTCAATTGAGAGGTGCTGGCTGGGATTTTGAAGGCTATATTGACAATTTTCAAATTGGTCGGCTGGATTAA